CAACCTATGATTTGACAATTACTTGTTGGCTTGGACAGTCTTATTAATGTTGTAATATAGTTGAAGTCGTCTAGAACATAAAGTAGCCtatcagattttttattttttaattttttatgtgttttaataGAATATTCAATAAAGTTGGTTCGTTCCCAACAAAACACATGTGGTCGCCTGAATTGGGTGGCCAAGATTAGAGAGAATATATCATTGCTCTCTGCATAACAGCAGCTCTGAGAAGTAACACAAactaatttgtttaattttgatGCAATATTGCTTGATTAAAACGTTAATTACatagcaaattaattaaatgttaGCAAGGTAGATGTCATTATTGAAATGATTGATAAATAGCTAGGTTGATTGGGCGCCCACCCAAAACGGAACCAGGACAACCAAGGTATCTCCAGGGTTGTGTCTAGGTTGCCCAGGTTAGGAAATGACTTAACCATGCATACCTTGGAGAACCCAGGCATActtgctttcttttttattttttacatgctTTTTTATACCATCATATTGACTGTTGATATTCGCCTAGAGGTCACTCCAAGAAATATAGTCATCTATACCCACTCACGTCAATCTCACGAGCCTCTTATCCATTCTCATTTGATGACGGCGTAAGAGCAAGTCAAAATAGaaatcttaattataaaaacttAAAGTTCTTTGATATAAGTGATcaaatcttaaacaataatgcaaatttaaactaattgatAGCCTTAAGACACGcattagaatttttaaaaagcTTATAGATCCGGTGCAAGGTATCATTTCTTTGTATATGGACCTCTAAACACTCGTACACACAATGATATATGGACTTCTCCAAAGATTCTTAATATATGGACTTATGAAGATGGGATTATTTTGCTGAGAAAGGTAAAAGGGTGGGTTAATTTTGTTGGTTCATATGAAGATTTTTGTCTTCTATGGATCACTTTAAGATTTTAACCAAATTATAGAGCAAAGTTTGAATGGTACAGATCAAACAAGATTACTGAGATTGTCCACAAGTTACAGCCAGAAAGAACTTCTCTTTTTTCACAAGAAATTTCTCAAGAAGCTCTTCTGCTATGGGAAGAAAGAATTATAGCTGTGCTCGAGTTCAATGGCTTAAATATAATGGTAATTTATAACTAATCTACATCCAGTATGTAACTATTTATAGTGCAGAAGTCATAAGGAATTGCTTCTGAGGAGACAATGAAATCTACCATTATTAACCTAATACTTGTGAACCAAAAATGGAGCCCTATCGGCTACAACTTCACTGTTAGAACTGGAATATGATTTCATCCTTGTTCATAATTTTCAAGAGGCTGATGTGTCTGGCTCCACATCTTCTGAAGCTGAAAGGTCATTGGCCTCTTTCTTGCCATCCCATTCACTGTTATTCATTGGAGACTCCGACCTCCTCTGCGACCCCGTCCCAAGCCTTCGCTTatgttctgaaatttttttaaggaaatcaTATAAGGATCCAAGAGACATGAACCTGAACACAATTATGACAGTGTGTAGCcagaaatatttacttttacTAGTAATCGCATGACGAGTTATTGCCAAGAATTCTTCCCACTTGAATTTCCTGAGTTCTTGCTTCTCCTCCTCAGAAAGCTCGAAATTGGGTTCCCTCCCACACATGAAAGCAGCCCTGGAATATTGGACAAAAAAAGGGACAAATGAGTTCACACATACCCGTTATTAGTCTATTTTGGCACATACTGTCTGCCCAAAAACTTCAGTAATGTACTAATTTCCTTTTTTCCCTTTGGCCTAATGATTTCCTTCTCCAATTTGGCCCAAGTAGATCGATCACACAATAAAACGCCAACCATGAGAAATGCCAGAAGTCCAAAGGAATAGCAGAACTACCATCAGTAAGCAATTAATAATTCATAATAGAGATGGTATTCTTATCACAAGGTAGTCCAAAAGAATAGCAGACAAACTAAAATACCAATAGGTTTCGCTTTGTTCCCTCCATTTAATTTGACTGCTAAAATTGtgttagatttttctttcatcttaaCAGTCAGATTTTAGCTGAAAGTGCACATTGAAGTTTATAGAAAGCTTAATATCCAAATTCAAATGTTTGATAGTGTAAGGATAGAGCTTTCGGAAGTTAATCTATAAAAATGACAAGAATTGTCAAACACATGCATTTTTAAAAGTCTTAAGTTAAAAACTTGTCACGTGTCCCTTCATTAAAAAAGACGTGTTTTTCGCAGGATCAATGGACACATGCCAACTTTTTAAATGGGTTGAAGGAATTTCCAACAATCAAATTTGGAGGAAAACTCAAGTTTAAggagaaaagtgaaaaataggGGGTAGTTTGTAGGTGACAAGTGTAATTATCACTAATAAAATCCGTAGAACAAAATCTTATCCAGTTTTTGCTGAATTCACAACAAATCCACTCAGTAAGGGAAGTCAAGAGCGTACCCAAaagacaaaagagaaaaaaatgctgaaagttaaaaatataaaagaagtaagaaaaagaaaaagctgcAGACCAGATATTGAACAGTAAGTTATGTAATTGTATATATCCTGACATATAATATTAGTAGTACCTATAAGTTTGTCAGTCGTTTTGCCTCAATGTTTCTTGagcaaaaaaaaatactttcaaagaCTCTTACTAAATAAATTCAACTAATAGTGTAGGCTTTggctattttttatcaattgaaAGCCAGAAGATTAGACTTCCCGCTATGTTAACTGAAATGGCTGATTCATGAAAGACGAGTCAATTATCGGAAGACTCTAGGGATCGCCCACATCCTTTACTATCCTTCTTGAAGGATGTCATATCGTCTCATTTCTACTAGTTTGCAGTTTCCAATGTACTTATCTTTCGTACCGAATTGGTGTATCCAGATATTACAATTTCAGACCAATAAACATTACTTCCTGCTATATTGTGGCTACCAAAAGTAAGGGATTCGGCCAAATTTAAATCAGGGAAGAGAAATAGATTCTTAAAACATGAAAGAGTGAATTGAGCAACTTTGTTTTGCTTAGAAACATTATGTCAGGGTTGATTGTAGAATGctctttgtttcctttttttttattggcacagTGTTCCGACTAATCTTGGGGGTGTAAAGGTTCTCAGCAAAGAGTTTCCTGCAAGTACACCTCATGTAGTTTAAGGGGAAATTTCCTCAATCTGATGactcctagaaattgtttgcacccaaaggTTCAAATTTTAAACCTGGAGGAaaataccaccaagaccaaggctcttgccacttgagccaacctctAGGGGTTGTACAATTCTATATACAAGAGCAAATGTACTCAACTTagctaattctttttttttttttttttttttttggtttgtttacAGGTTTTTTCGGTCAACATAGATCTTTTTCGCATGTCATCAAAAGgaggaaagaacaaaaaattccTTCATTTCCTAAGATTATCAATGGAGAAGTTTTTCAGTTTCAAAAAAACACAAGCGGTTGTGTCTCTAGCTACAATAATTGGAAAGTGTAGAATAACTTCAGATGGCAATACAGAAGGAATCAAGAGGTTTTGGTTTCAGACACAGTTGCAGAACATCATAAAGACCAATATGGTTTGATCTGAAGGTGCTATAATTTCAAAGAAAAGTGTGAGGCTCACAATCTTAGCAGGCACTGCAAAACAGCAAGGTGGTCAATCACCAAATATAAACCAGGGCCATAGGTAGATAGTAAACACAAAAGATTTGTGCAGCTACCACACAAACAGGGTTATGGTTTTTTAACTTTTGCCAGCTGAGAAATGCACTGTTCTTCGTTTTCGTCTATATTTGTCGCGGGGAGCAGGGAGGAttagttcatttttctttatataatttcaCTGTTATATTATCTTTAATAGAAATCtagcaaataaaaaatgttgGTATGAACAAAGGTTGAAATTCAGAGTTACCTGTCATACAAACGGGCAGCCTCTTCTTGTGAACCAACAGTTCCAAGGTGAATTTGTTTCTTATCAACTTTAATTGCTGCCTGCCATTTCATATTCTTGTAATAGACACCTCTCATCAGACATGGTTCTTGGTTTTGAAAAAGCTTTCTCCTGTGTCGCTTTCTGCGTTTTATTGGTGGCCctacaataaaataatcacaataataaGACTTAACATATGTCAAGTTTCAGAACAGCCAGAAATCTCACAACATTTTACATGAATGAGATCCATAAGAAAGGGCTAAACTCAGATCATTATACTtcggaagaaaataaaagatgaaggaaTTGCATTGCCCATGAGAGTCATATAAATCAAAATACAATCAAAAC
Above is a genomic segment from Juglans microcarpa x Juglans regia isolate MS1-56 chromosome 1D, Jm3101_v1.0, whole genome shotgun sequence containing:
- the LOC121242531 gene encoding ethylene-responsive transcription factor-like protein At4g13040, giving the protein MVSLRRRKLLGLCSGRSSFIAPLPRVFNGTAPANPTQTNNPVRVHPVPSDDVNQPMGNKVRSGSSNETGSSSSKEQPIQPVAGPPIKRRKRHRRKLFQNQEPCLMRGVYYKNMKWQAAIKVDKKQIHLGTVGSQEEAARLYDRAAFMCGREPNFELSEEEKQELRKFKWEEFLAITRHAITSKKHKRRLGTGSQRRSESPMNNSEWDGKKEANDLSASEDVEPDTSAS